The DNA segment GCTGGAGCTGGTGCCGATGTTGACCAGCAGCGGTACGTGCTGGGCCAGGATCTGTTGGCGGAGCGACTCGGCATCGTTCAAGTAGGACGAGACGAACAGCACGTCGGTGTGCGCCTGGGCGATCGACGCCGCCATCTGGGCGTAGTTGGCGGTATTGAGGTCGTAGGGAAGGGTGGCGCCCAGGAGGAGCCCCAGCTTGTGGATCTCGTCCAGGGCGCCCTGGCCCACCTCGGAGCCGTAGTCGTCATTCACGTAGGCGACGCTGTAGGTGAGCGGCCGGGCGGGGAGCTGGGTGCGCAGCTCGGAGTTGATGAAGTCGATCGCCGCGCTCCCCAGGACGGTGCCCGCCGGCGGGAACCGGAAGACCCGGGTGCCGAGGTACGGGGCGGCGGTCTCGGTGGACATCTCACCGAGGTCGCCCACGGCGCCGGTCTCCCAGAACACGCCGCCCTTGTCGTAGGTCTGCACCGCCGCCGGGTAGGCGATGGTGCTGCCGTAGCTCCCGACGACCACCTTGGCCCCACCCGCCATCAGGGAATCCACTGAGCCGGGGGCGGCGTCGGCCGAGTCGGTCTCCTTCAGGCGGAGGTCGATCTGCTGGCCGTGCACCCCGCCCTGCGAGTTGGCCAGCGCGGCGGCGAGCTGGACGCCGCGGTACTCCTCCACGCCCCCCGGGCCTTGGCCCCCGTTGGTGGGATAGACCGCACCGACGATGAACGGGTTGCCCCGGGTGGCCGCCCAGGCGATGGCCCCGGCCACGACCAGCAGGGCCACAACGCCCGCCACGATGAGTCTCGACCTGC comes from the Actinomycetota bacterium genome and includes:
- a CDS encoding ABC transporter substrate-binding protein, with protein sequence MTSVLSGRSRLIVAGVVALLVVAGAIAWAATRGNPFIVGAVYPTNGGQGPGGVEEYRGVQLAAALANSQGGVHGQQIDLRLKETDSADAAPGSVDSLMAGGAKVVVGSYGSTIAYPAAVQTYDKGGVFWETGAVGDLGEMSTETAAPYLGTRVFRFPPAGTVLGSAAIDFINSELRTQLPARPLTYSVAYVNDDYGSEVGQGALDEIHKLGLLLGATLPYDLNTANYAQMAASIAQAHTDVLFVSSYLNDAESLRQQILAQHVPLLVNIGTSSSYCLPQFGAALGSEAVGLFASDKPDADVLKTSNLTPAAAQALSWAKSQYAQRWGGSMSAAALTGFAGAWALFHDVLPAARAMTPAGIAAAAQAMNLPMGALPNGSGLQFGTRGTASAGENVRALSVIWEWTAPNTRAVVYPPAYATAPIHLLPVSSAA